The genome window CGACACCGCCCCGACGCTGGACTTGGGAGACCTGGACCCCACCGGTGACCGGCCCGACGAGTCCGGCCGGGTGGACAACATCACCGACTGGTGCCTCAACCAGTTCCGCAGCCGCTACCAGGATCCTGCCATCACCAAAGACCACATCTGGGCGTACATATACGGGGTGATGCACGCCCCCGACTGGCGAACCAGATACGCGAACGATCTAAGCAAAGGTCTACCCCGCATCCCCTACGCCGACGACTTCTGGCCGTTCGCCGAGGCAGGCCGGGAGCTGATCGACCTACACGTCGGCTACGAAACCTGTGAGCCGTATCCGCATGTGCGAGTGTTGGTAGACGGACAGGCAGGCGACCCAGACCTCGAGGCTTACCGTATCGACAGGCCGATGCGGTGGGCCAGAACCCGCGGCGAAGACGGGAAACTCATCGACGACCTGAGCGTGCTCGTGGTCAACGACCGTTGCCGAATCGAAGACATCCCCCCTGAAGCACACGGGTATGTGGTCAACGGGAAAACCCCGCTCAGCTGGGCCATCGACCGTCTACGGGCAACCCGAGACCAAACGAGCGGGATCACCCGCGACCCGAACCAGTGGCACACCTGGGCAGACCGGCCCTACAACCTGATCGAACACCTATGCAGGCTGATCACCGTGTCCGTCCACACCGTCCGTATCGTCAACGGGCTACCCCCCTCGCTGCCCCCAGACAACCCGCACCCCGCCGGCAACGCCGAGCGCACCGCCCGCCTCGACGCCGAAGCCGACGCATGACCCTCTATCCGTATCCGCCGCCGCTGTGCATCGTATGCGAACGGTTCGAGCCCTACACCGAATCGTGCGCCGCCTACCCGGCCGAAGACGGGGGTATCCCCATCGAGATCCTGGACGGACAGTGGGACCACCGGAAGCCGGCACCCGGCGACCGTGGCATCCGCTTCGACCCTACCGACGGCTACGAAAAGGACTCGGCGGATGCGTGGCTCGCAGACGCTGTCAACCCCGACGCGGAAGCCATTACAACCGAATGAACCAGGGGCCGCCGCCCCAGGGCGGCAGGGACGGCACAAGGAACTGCCCCCAGACTACGCCGCGTGCCTAAACGATGATCCAGTCGCCGTTATCGAAGTCGAACTTCGAGCCTGTGTCACGAGCGAACGGCTCTACATCACATACCTTGTTCCCTCGGGTATTCCAACTGATCTCCCCGCCGTCGCTCGAGCAGATCAACTCCTTCTCGGCCACTGTGTCGGCATTCTCAACGGTCTCAGCCACGATCACGATGTTGTCGTTGACGGTCTGGATGCTGTCGTTGACGAACTCGGCCATGGTCACGATGTTGTCGTTGACAACCACGATGTTGCTGTTGGCAGCGCTCAGGAGATGGGTGACTCGCCACATGTAGAAGGCGGCCATGCCCACGCCCACAAGTATGAGCACGGCCACTACCCGCAGAAACCAGTCGCGCACGATCTTGCGGTGCGCCTCGGCTTTCATCGCGTCTACGTATGTCGGCTTGTCGGTCACGATGTCTCCTCTCTCCGGTTGAGTCTGTCGTCGCGGATGATTGCTCTACCCGTGGCGGGGGTCGGGTAGGTCCTTTGGTTGTTGTGGTTTCGGTCCGTACATAGGGCGCTCTGACGCGCAGGGTGAGATCGCTAGCAGAACTTTTGGCACGCTCCGGCGTCGGCTACCTGATTGCCACAAGTTCTACGAAGTCGTCTTCGGACAAGATGCGTAGGTCGGCACCTTGGGCCATCAACTCTTCCGCTTTGCGGTGTTTGCTGCTCTTGTCGTAGCCGGCCAGGACCGCCTTGTTCTGGAGGCCGACCACAAGCAGCGTAGTGTTCTTCGTGACAGCGTTACGCACATTGCATCCAGCGGCGGCGGCCAGGTCAGCTGCTTCCCTTCGGACCATTCCAAGACGACCCGTGAACACGACCGTTTCTCCATACAAGTTCCCTTCTGGATGCCCCGTCCGTGACACTGACGAAGACGAACCTGAACCCGAACCCGGGTAGATGCTGTGTCGCACTCGTTCCAACCACCCATTGACGGTCAGGCTGCTTGTGGCGCACGCTTGGAGAACAATCTGTGCGGCTGCTCTGGCATCTTCCAAGGCGTCGTGGTGCGCAAACGCGATACCGGGATCGTCAGCAACGTTCTTTAGGCCGTAACCACGGCGGCTGTATTGTTCGGGCCATGCCCGACGAACGATCCGGGCGCTGTCCAGCCATGTCACCGACAACGGTTCTAAGTCGTATCGAGCTGCTGCGCGACCCAACGCGACCCGATCAAAGGGCATGTGACTCACGAGAACCGCGCTGTCCAGGCTCACGCGCAGCCACTCCAATACTGCTGGCATGGTCGGCTGGTTCTTGACATCTTGTGGCGCGATGCCATGGAGCGCGGTATTCCACGGGTCGAACCAGTCCTCGGGATCGACCAGCGTTACGTATTCGTCAGTCATGGCACCGTCCACAACACGGACGACGCCAACCTGGCAGATGCTGGCATAGTCAGCGTTGGCGGTCTCCACGTCAATCGCCCAGAAGTTGATCTCACCCCTGGAACGACCCTCGTTCGCTTTCTTGCACGATTCCGCTGCATTGCCCTCAGCGGACGCGGGACCGTCACCGCCAGGTCCTGTCTCAACCCCCTGTTGGTCGTCCGGTCCTGCCGCGTGGTAGGCGACCCGCTGGCGCTTCTGCTTCCTTCTGAATATCACGGTTTACCTCTGTGTTGGAGCTACCGGGCGGCGGTGGGGTCTGTGAACGGGAGCCGGTCGGGTATCGCCCACTCGGCTGCCTCCAACCCGTCAGGGCTAAACAAGGCACACGCCTAATCCTATGACGGGCGAAGACGGGAAACTCGCCGACGACCTGAGTGTGCTCGTGGTCAACGACCGGTGCCGAATCGAAGGTATCCCCCCGGAAGCGCACGGGTATGTGGTCAACGGGAAAACCCCGCTCGGGTGGGCCATCGACCGTCTACGGGCGACCGGTGACAGAACGAGCGGGATCAGCCGCGATCCGAACTGGTGGTACACCTGGGCAGACCGGCCCTACAACCTGATCGAACACCTATGCAGACTGATCGCCGTGTCCGTCCAAACCGTCCGCATCGTTAACGGGCTACCCAACTCGCTGCCCCCGGATGACCCACACCCCGCTGGCTGAACTGTCGGCGAGGCCGGCTGGGTTGTCAGCCGGTCCGGCACGATTCGCGTGGAGAGTGCTGCCATGGGCGTCATACAGACACGATTATGGCTGATCGGTCTAGCGATCGAATCGCGGGCAGGCCCGCGTCGTTGATGACGTCTTCGCACACGCGGGAAGCCTCCACCGCGGACGATGAATCCGGACTCGGACACCGCTCTGACCTAAGTCCGGAGCGGAGAACTCCGAGGATCTGGACAGACTAGAGACAGGTGACCGGTCTGCTGCTGCCGGCGGATAGGAGGAGGGACCGTTCGAAACGGGGCACAGTAGGAATATCTAGCAGACTATGTAACATCATCATGTTTAAATAGGGGCACTAGCCCTTCGTAGAGTTCGTTCTGGACGGGTTCCACGGTGTCTTGCCACTGCTTGAGGTCCAATCCTAACCCTGCGATAATGATCTGTGCTGTATCTATGAGAAGATCAAGAGCCCTCAGGATAATCTGTGCGCGGCGCTCTGTCCGGTTCGGACTACCTAGTATGGGATCATGATTGTCGAGATAGCTCGTGGTGGCACCGAGTGATTCAATAGATACGTGGACTGGAGATGATTCATGACGAAAGATGATGTATCGATCTGGTCGTGCTAGTGCTTCAAAGATCTGTCTGGCCTTGGGGAGTCCCTTAATTGGCCCACTTTGTCTTTCATATTCGAGGATTCGCCGTTCTCGATTTGTGACGTGTTCACCTAATTCCATCGTGGCTGGTGGTACGTGGTCTGACTGATAGTCAATGGTCTTACGCAAGTGAGTGGTGCTGTCTTTGTATATTCTTCGAGCTCGGTCCATACGGTTGTCTCTATTGTCTGGTTGCATCATCCAAGCAACTCGTGACCATGTCTCGCTTAGTCCACGAATCAATTGACCGGCCTGTTCTGAGTAGAAGGG of bacterium contains these proteins:
- a CDS encoding exonuclease domain-containing protein, whose translation is METANADYASICQVGVVRVVDGAMTDEYVTLVDPEDWFDPWNTALHGIAPQDVKNQPTMPAVLEWLRVSLDSAVLVSHMPFDRVALGRAAARYDLEPLSVTWLDSARIVRRAWPEQYSRRGYGLKNVADDPGIAFAHHDALEDARAAAQIVLQACATSSLTVNGWLERVRHSIYPGSGSGSSSSVSRTGHPEGNLYGETVVFTGRLGMVRREAADLAAAAGCNVRNAVTKNTTLLVVGLQNKAVLAGYDKSSKHRKAEELMAQGADLRILSEDDFVELVAIR